In the Necator americanus strain Aroian chromosome X, whole genome shotgun sequence genome, catacatacatacattcgttgtattcgtggtatgctgcctttaagtgtgtgtgcatgtgtgcgtGTGTATTTGCTATCCGAGCactcgtgtgtgtgtgtgtgtatttgcGTATCCGAGCatgcatgcatgcatgcatgcatgtatgtatgtatgtatgtatgtatgtatgtatgcatgtatgtatgtatgtatgtatgtatgtatgtatgtatgtatgtatgtatgtatgtatgtatgtatgtatgtatgtatgtatgtatgtatgtatgtatgcatgtatgtatgtatgcatgtatgtatgtatgtatgtatgtatgtatgtatgtatgtatgtatgtatgtatgtatgtatgtatgtatgtatgtatgtatgtatgtatgtatgtatgtatgtatgtatgtatgtatgtatgtatgtatgtatgtatgtatgtatgtatgtatgtatgtatgtatgtatgtatgtatgtatgtatgtatgtatgtatgtatgtatgtatgtatgtatgtatgtatgtatgtatgtatgtatgtatgtatgtatgtatgtatgtatgtatgtatgtatgtatgtatgtatgtatgtatgtatgtatgtatgtatgtatgtatgtatgtatgtatgtatgtatgtatgtatgtatgtatgtatgtatgtatgtatgtatgtatgtatgtatgtatgtatgtatgtatgtatgtatgtatgtatgtatgtatgtatgtatgtatgtatgtatgtatgtatgtatgtatgtatgtatgtatgtatgtatgtatgtatgtatgtatgtatgtatgtatgtatgtatgtatgtatgtatgtatgtatgtatgtatgtatgtatgtatgtatgtatgtatgtatgtatgtatgtatgtatgtatgtatgtatgtatgtatgtatgtatgtatgtatgtatgtatgtatgtatgtatgtatgtatgtatgtatgtatgtatgtatgtatgtatgtatgtatgtatgtatgtatgtatgtatgtatgtatgtatgtatgtatgtatgtatgtatgtatgtatgtatgtatgtatgtatgtatgtatgtatgtatgtatgtatgtatgtatgtatgtatgtatgtatgtatgtatgtatgtatgtatgtatgtatgtatgtatgtatgtatgtatgtatgtatgtatgtatgtatgtatgtatgtatgcatgtatgtatgtatgtatgtatgtatgtatgtatgtatgtatgtatgtatgtatgtatgtatgtatgtatgtatgtatgtatgtatgtatgtatgtatgtatgtatgtatgtatgtatgtatgtatgtatgtatgtatgtatgtatgtatgtatgtatgtatgtatgtatgtatgtatgtatgtatgtatgtatgtatgtatgtatgtatgtatgtatgtatgtatgtatgtatgtatgtatgtatgtatgtatgtatgtatgtatgtatgtatgtatgtatgtatgtatgtatgtatgtatgtatgtatgtatgtatgtatgtatgtatgtatgtatgtatgtatgtatgtatgtatgtatgtatgtatgtatgtatgtatgtgggAAAAAAGCTCATATTTATTGCGCATTGTTAGATCTGGAACATCAGGAATAACTTGGTGATGAGAGGACTCTGAAGAATATATCAGGTAGCATTTCATAAGGTTTGCCCTACAAAATATTCGTacggctgttttttttttgctccttgTTTTTCCCTTGTTCTCCTTGttatcttcttgttttttggaACTTGGATGAGAACAGATCgaaaaaatgctgtttttctGATCCCTTTTCCATCtcaactttgaaaaaacagCGGAGCTATGGAAATCGTTGGATATAGCAGATGATAGAAGATATTCTCGGCCACAAAATACTGGCAGGTGGTCTGCTCTGCATTAGGTAACTTCTACTTATTAGCCTTTATTCACGATCGTACACTTTCGGCGCTCGAGCAAAAATCGGGATTTTAGTAGGTTTTACCATTCCAGGAATACGGAAcggaattccaaaaaatcacCTGCATATTTGGACAGAGATACTAAGTCAACCCCATatgcaaaatttctgttttccgGATCGTTTGGTTCCCTCAAAATTTAAATGGgagaagtgcaaaaaaaaagttgagcagTTTAAGATTTTGTTCtctctaaattccaaaaataggATTCCCTAAAAACATTGATATGACCGTATTGTAAAGCAATCCTTCTTCTATGAAATACTGTCTAACCTACTTCTTTAGGTACTCTTATCACGATCTTATTTGCGATGGTCCAGATCTAGCATTGTGCACAAAACCTGACCCTTTTTGCCCATTGAATTCCATTTAATGGGCAAGAAGGCTCAGAAGTATAAAGTGCTGAGAACCTTGTGATCTTAAAATCTTATCTTTTAGAActtgtttcaagtttctaccTCTTCTGGGAAAATTTGGCTCAGCAGTGTGCCGAAACTTCATGGTCCCATTGTCACATTGTGTATTGTCAAAACAGTTTCTGATGATTTCATGTTACTCAACTGTACCTGAAGCTTAATATGATATTTTATAACGTATGCAACTGTCATAACTAGGCATTATCTTGTTCTAATCATCATGCTATGCTCCATTCACTACTGCCCACTGCCCACTCCTTTACGGCCGTCTTCTCCTTTGACTCCCTCCCTTCACGATCCCTTGTTGGggaaatcccatcacacgttTGACTGCTTGTTTTTATAGATAGATTAGTTTACTGGTTGTTTTCCTGGGGGCTTTTCATCACCGATATCAATAACcaagaacaattttcttttagagCGTGAATTGTATTACTTGGCTTGTGTAATATTACAACGGtagcaaacaaaaaatctgCTGCAACCTTTATCTTGAAACCCGATGGCGTTGGTCGAATATTTCTGTGCTGAGCTTTGGAATCTGAGAATACAGTCCACCGTCTAAGATTAGAAAGTGTGCTGTGTATTCCTGAATGACGACGACTGTTCTTGACAATCTTCGAAGTACTCGCACACTACAAGAAGTAGCTCGcctttccgaaaaaaaaaacaaaaaaaatcaaacaaaaactgGACAACAGGCTGACGAATAGCTTGAACAATGAAGAGATGGTCGATGTATGGCacacgctgttttctacaaccaCATGCGCACGTAAAATATGTaataacagaagaaaataacgtATGAACTTCGAATTTCAAATAGTTTAATTCGCTCTGGTATTCTGAACTTGAATTAGTGTATTACTATATAAAGCGCAAAATTGTCCTTCCGTCCGAGCCGAACTCCCGCAGACacccaaaaatcaaaatagtcTCAAAATTGGGTAATTTAAATAAACTAATGTATATCCTGTTCAGGTGCAGCTAACCTCCTCCGCTTTGGACATTATGGGCAACATCATTTTGACTGCCATTGACCTATTTCTGCTATATGGACGGTTGAAACGTGACAgctaatgtttttcttcatatacGCTGATGACACTTTTTACGTATGCCATGAAACTTATGTACTATCTAAGATAAACTACAGACTGTAAAGATAATCTGaaggaaggtttttttttgacttcatAATAAAGTTTTTCGAGCACACTTGTTTCCTCATATCAGTATCTCCGATTGAAAA is a window encoding:
- a CDS encoding hypothetical protein (NECATOR_CHRX.G23088.T2), producing MGSTASNSAPESDSYKMGEEQPSFPKKIRPCCLYKYPEWVQGMAGEGKAPCASTSKIVKNSRRHSGIHSTLSNLRRWTVFSDSKAQHRNIRPTPSGFKIKVQLSNMKSSETVLTIHNVTMGP